The Desulfonatronum sp. SC1 genome has a segment encoding these proteins:
- a CDS encoding CDP-glycerol glycerophosphotransferase family protein codes for MAERVAILPEIIHEYRGRERGSAPSGTQTFSPDRIIQCAGIYRACLEEYQRQNNPTLLALLEERTVIRFMRFFVRSSFFPDADAVYYRELRLLLENINVQLIVRHAENFILPFLMIRAGYFRHAAAVLHSRNNLVAVKDFFSQLEHNDRVCHILYMDALDSCRQGMKCVLNVKPPLKTSPEDKALSRYENHCKEWMRRPYLHDLCLGTYRAGKKVKNTFSRSYAKIAENSWKRIFSTYLRRITLIMLLLFLRILLRCCTKKRVWLVAEREGNGCEENGYVFFKYCLAEKKHTDIYYILNKDVRLPADFPDPARAVRKNTWSYVRLLCLANVFLFTNKEDDICDYPVLRFALPGVQTIFLTHGVTLYGPGVYLRSVANRFDKIIAVSELEKTQKIRDWMIRDPGRIMITGLPRFDELLGQKADREVLFALTWRKRLDRMAPEEFIESFYFRRIRSFLSHPDLDVLLCEQDLRLRVRFHFRMKEHANHFAGFASQRIIIEYSDDAVPLRNVLQQACVLITDYSSIMWDMAYMQRPVLLYQFDIDAFLAERCLHGFSTREEDMRFAAVARDEKQLTTALEELANRDFKLNTEQRQNAVSFFQYRDEKNCERVYRMVQRVTRKT; via the coding sequence ATGGCTGAACGCGTCGCCATCCTACCGGAAATCATTCATGAGTATCGCGGCCGAGAACGCGGCAGCGCGCCGTCAGGCACGCAAACCTTTTCCCCGGACCGGATCATCCAGTGTGCCGGAATCTATCGCGCCTGCCTGGAGGAATACCAGCGGCAAAATAATCCGACCCTGCTTGCGCTGCTGGAAGAACGAACCGTAATCAGGTTCATGCGGTTTTTCGTGCGGTCATCATTTTTTCCCGATGCCGATGCCGTGTATTATCGCGAACTGCGGTTATTACTTGAAAACATCAATGTGCAATTAATCGTGAGGCATGCCGAAAATTTCATATTACCCTTTCTGATGATCCGGGCAGGATATTTCCGGCATGCAGCAGCGGTGCTACATTCCAGAAACAATCTCGTTGCAGTGAAAGATTTTTTTTCCCAGTTGGAGCACAATGACCGTGTATGTCATATACTGTACATGGATGCTCTTGACTCATGCAGACAGGGCATGAAGTGCGTTCTGAATGTAAAGCCCCCCCTCAAAACTTCCCCCGAGGATAAAGCGCTCTCGCGGTATGAGAATCATTGCAAGGAATGGATGCGGCGTCCTTACCTGCACGATTTGTGTCTGGGCACGTACCGGGCCGGGAAAAAGGTGAAAAACACATTTTCCAGAAGCTATGCGAAGATTGCCGAAAATTCTTGGAAAAGGATATTTTCCACATATTTGCGGCGGATTACCTTAATAATGCTTTTGCTGTTTCTCAGAATATTACTCCGTTGTTGCACAAAGAAAAGAGTCTGGCTGGTGGCGGAGCGCGAAGGCAACGGCTGCGAGGAGAACGGCTATGTTTTTTTCAAGTACTGCTTGGCTGAAAAAAAACATACGGATATTTATTACATCTTGAACAAAGACGTGCGATTGCCGGCGGATTTCCCTGACCCTGCCCGGGCTGTGCGCAAAAACACTTGGTCCTATGTGCGCCTGCTCTGCTTGGCCAACGTGTTTTTATTCACGAACAAGGAGGACGACATCTGCGATTACCCAGTTCTTCGGTTCGCCCTGCCTGGTGTGCAAACCATTTTTTTGACCCACGGCGTAACTTTATACGGACCTGGTGTCTATTTACGCTCTGTCGCCAACAGATTCGACAAGATCATCGCTGTATCTGAACTGGAAAAGACGCAAAAAATCAGGGATTGGATGATTCGGGATCCAGGGCGGATCATGATTACGGGGCTCCCCCGCTTTGACGAGCTACTTGGCCAAAAAGCGGACCGTGAGGTCCTGTTCGCCCTGACCTGGCGCAAACGGCTGGACCGGATGGCCCCCGAGGAATTTATTGAGTCCTTCTATTTCCGGCGCATCCGGTCCTTCCTGTCACACCCCGACCTTGACGTTTTACTGTGCGAACAGGACCTACGCCTGAGGGTGCGCTTCCACTTCCGGATGAAGGAGCATGCCAATCATTTTGCCGGATTCGCCTCACAACGCATCATAATCGAATACAGTGACGACGCTGTTCCCTTGCGCAATGTGTTGCAGCAAGCCTGTGTTTTGATCACCGACTATTCCAGCATCATGTGGGACATGGCCTACATGCAGCGGCCCGTGCTCCTCTATCAGTTCGATATAGACGCATTTCTGGCCGAACGTTGCCTGCACGGGTTCAGCACTAGGGAGGAGGATATGCGTTTCGCCGCCGTGGCCAGGGATGAAAAACAGCTCACAACGGCCCTGGAAGAGCTAGCTAACCGCGATTTTAAACTGAACACCGAGCAACGGCAAAACGCCGTTTCTTTCTTTCAATATCGGGATGAGAAAAACTGCGAAAGGGTCTACCGAATGGTGCAACGGGTTACGAGGAAGACGTAA
- a CDS encoding ABC transporter ATP-binding protein, producing MQLFLTSLFSRKDNAGGLALLDLDRPALRHVQLVDMTGLPVRHCHLRGLHWTGSHLYAVATNAMFVFRLCTQGRDLFALERTVILPEWVLGPSRQANLHTVFADQSQDRVFVPFNAQCALDQFDMQGRLVQRRFFWEIAPDLFPLPSKAALQRTFTFGVVRHLFQDPMHGPVLVMSYLNNGDQGALIALDSGKLLLRMNFNPHGTVLYDRHLYVSNIQAGEIVVYPWPVSEPDAPATRTIAPALDFELWPESVQYVRGMAAHEQHLIYGVCHPAKVAPTQIMPRLVEFDLESGTQKKEHFLPTLEGLHAPQVYALHNVPDRVAGMVEAWLREEDREEPMPLTEPVPEALLEQPLADRVPAETVAISRDDLSRSQDVQLLPDPHPPAIEQVRAASPPTDAHSAVLVFDNVGLFFPRKRGTWFFRDARRRPAASFWALRNVSFALHEGETIALIGRNGSGKSTLAMLCCGVYQPDEGRVDVWGRVQLLALGVGFKPELSGRDNVYVSASLLGLSRARTKILLPEIEAFAELGEFMDQPVRTYSSGMKSRLGFAVATAVDPEILILDETMSVGDKAFQTKAAARMSAMREKAKSVLLVSHSPEQIKNLCSRALWLEQGRLLMDDNPDNVLNAYEVFCQDPEKWLEQHSDNL from the coding sequence ATGCAACTTTTTCTAACCAGCCTCTTTTCCCGCAAAGACAACGCCGGCGGTTTAGCCCTTCTGGATCTGGACAGACCTGCCCTTCGCCATGTCCAGCTTGTGGATATGACTGGCCTACCCGTGCGCCACTGCCACCTGCGGGGCCTGCACTGGACCGGCAGCCACCTCTATGCCGTCGCTACCAACGCCATGTTTGTCTTCAGGCTGTGCACGCAAGGCCGTGATCTGTTCGCCCTGGAACGAACCGTGATCCTGCCGGAATGGGTACTTGGTCCGTCGCGGCAGGCCAATCTGCACACGGTGTTCGCGGACCAGTCCCAGGATCGCGTTTTCGTGCCCTTTAACGCGCAGTGCGCCCTGGATCAGTTCGATATGCAGGGTCGGTTGGTCCAACGCCGTTTTTTCTGGGAGATCGCCCCGGACCTGTTCCCCCTGCCTTCCAAGGCAGCCCTGCAAAGAACCTTTACCTTCGGCGTGGTCCGGCACCTGTTCCAGGATCCGATGCACGGGCCGGTGCTGGTCATGTCTTATCTGAACAACGGAGATCAAGGCGCGCTCATAGCCTTGGACAGCGGCAAATTGCTTTTGCGCATGAACTTCAACCCTCACGGGACAGTCCTGTACGACAGGCATTTGTACGTCTCGAACATCCAGGCCGGGGAGATCGTTGTGTATCCCTGGCCGGTCAGCGAACCTGATGCCCCGGCCACGCGCACTATCGCTCCAGCCCTGGATTTTGAGCTCTGGCCGGAGAGCGTGCAGTACGTCCGGGGCATGGCTGCCCACGAGCAGCACTTGATCTACGGCGTCTGCCATCCCGCCAAGGTTGCACCGACCCAGATTATGCCGCGGCTGGTGGAGTTTGACCTGGAGTCAGGTACACAGAAAAAGGAGCATTTCTTGCCGACCCTGGAGGGGCTGCACGCGCCCCAGGTCTATGCGCTCCACAACGTGCCGGACAGGGTTGCCGGAATGGTGGAAGCGTGGCTGCGCGAAGAGGACAGAGAAGAACCGATGCCCTTGACTGAACCGGTGCCGGAGGCGCTGCTTGAGCAGCCGCTGGCTGACCGCGTCCCGGCCGAGACTGTGGCCATCAGCCGAGATGATTTGTCCCGGTCTCAAGATGTCCAGCTCCTGCCGGATCCGCACCCGCCGGCCATAGAGCAGGTCCGGGCCGCTTCGCCCCCGACAGACGCGCACTCTGCCGTCCTTGTTTTTGACAACGTCGGCCTGTTTTTTCCGCGTAAACGCGGAACATGGTTTTTCCGGGATGCCCGCCGCAGACCGGCCGCATCGTTCTGGGCCTTGCGCAACGTCTCCTTTGCCCTGCATGAAGGCGAAACCATCGCCCTGATCGGCCGCAACGGCTCCGGCAAGAGTACCCTGGCCATGCTCTGCTGCGGCGTTTATCAGCCTGACGAAGGCCGCGTGGACGTGTGGGGCCGGGTCCAGCTACTGGCCCTGGGCGTGGGGTTCAAGCCTGAACTGAGCGGCCGGGACAATGTTTATGTCAGCGCCAGCCTGCTGGGGTTGAGCCGGGCCAGGACCAAGATCCTGCTGCCCGAGATCGAGGCCTTTGCTGAACTGGGCGAGTTCATGGACCAGCCCGTGCGCACCTACTCCAGCGGGATGAAAAGCCGGCTCGGCTTTGCCGTGGCCACGGCCGTGGACCCGGAAATTTTGATCCTGGATGAGACCATGTCCGTGGGCGACAAGGCCTTCCAGACCAAGGCCGCCGCGCGGATGTCCGCCATGCGTGAAAAAGCCAAAAGCGTGCTGCTTGTCTCCCACAGCCCTGAGCAAATCAAGAATCTCTGCTCCCGCGCGCTCTGGCTGGAACAGGGCCGGTTGCTCATGGATGACAATCCGGACAACGTGCTGAATGCTTATGAAGTTTTTTGCCAAGATCCTGAAAAATGGCTGGAACAACACAGTGATAACCTGTAA
- a CDS encoding ABC transporter permease yields MIQLFRNLYTHRHALRSQFMVNIKTTITTTRLGVLWWILDPLALMAIYTFVVKIVFERGGPGYHIFVLCGLVCWQAFSRSVTIGAKSLTGNASLIRQTPLPLHLYVLIPPVVQSFFFLIGLSIIAVWNHEALGWHTLAAPLLIAPLILLTFGLGLFLSILEVYLPDTGKLLPYAMRLGLYMSPVLYSPERIYALEKLPDFAKTLYALNPMLHVITAARDALFIGQMFNLRSYALVLLASLVLVQAGLSFFHRFEAKAPKYL; encoded by the coding sequence ATGATCCAATTGTTCCGGAATTTGTACACCCACCGCCATGCTCTGCGCAGCCAGTTCATGGTCAATATCAAGACCACGATCACGACAACCCGACTAGGCGTACTGTGGTGGATCCTCGACCCACTGGCCCTGATGGCCATCTACACCTTTGTGGTTAAAATCGTATTTGAACGCGGCGGACCAGGTTACCACATCTTCGTGCTCTGCGGGCTGGTCTGCTGGCAGGCCTTTTCCCGGTCCGTGACCATCGGGGCCAAATCGCTCACGGGCAATGCCTCCCTGATCCGCCAGACCCCTTTGCCTCTGCATCTCTATGTCCTGATTCCGCCAGTTGTCCAATCCTTCTTTTTTCTGATCGGTTTGTCCATCATTGCGGTCTGGAATCATGAGGCCCTGGGGTGGCACACCCTAGCCGCACCGCTTTTGATCGCGCCGTTGATATTGTTGACCTTCGGCTTGGGCCTGTTTTTGTCCATCCTCGAAGTCTACCTACCTGATACGGGCAAGCTGCTGCCCTATGCCATGCGCCTGGGCCTGTACATGAGTCCGGTGCTCTACTCTCCGGAACGGATATACGCCCTGGAAAAGCTGCCGGATTTCGCAAAAACTCTGTACGCCTTAAACCCCATGCTGCACGTCATCACCGCGGCCCGTGACGCGCTTTTCATCGGGCAGATGTTTAATCTGCGGAGCTACGCTCTGGTCCTGCTTGCCTCCCTGGTTCTGGTGCAAGCGGGGCTGAGTTTTTTTCACCGCTTCGAGGCCAAGGCGCCCAAGTATCTCTGA
- a CDS encoding sulfotransferase family protein, producing the protein MKALGAMGMRLSENMIPASVANPEGFFEDAEIVEIHKQLLVDLGSLPTLPLPEGWLEAEPARKARPRLRKVLESRLSDANTIWGFKDPRTVTFLPLWNRILNSPGTVPVYILAARAPASVASSLKRQINREEAITELQWLQRTTDALHHTAADCFIVHYEDWFTRPMEQAQELLRYTGLDQYFSGNAKEALKDVIKPNLNRAVYEDYEVQNEYVLKLYDVLKDCRGADFDRQRLMAVVKECRKAMDGFKGWHLEAQRRISRQAQQKNSKSVSELEKDLHNLTLQNNEYLKQLKDLHDELKENRVRAVSLRQVQEELQQEKQKVAKEQKHVAAMQERLEKSRNETLRLKHSYSFRLGHIIVQALTKPGKNTILAPYYLAVLARDILTGRGKARAGEGIQKQQV; encoded by the coding sequence ATGAAAGCGCTTGGGGCCATGGGCATGCGCTTGTCCGAGAACATGATCCCCGCAAGCGTAGCCAACCCCGAAGGCTTTTTCGAGGATGCCGAGATTGTCGAAATTCATAAGCAGCTTCTGGTTGATTTGGGATCATTGCCGACCCTGCCTTTGCCTGAAGGCTGGCTGGAAGCAGAGCCGGCCAGAAAAGCCAGACCAAGGCTCCGGAAAGTGCTGGAAAGCAGACTGTCAGATGCTAACACAATCTGGGGCTTCAAGGATCCCAGGACGGTTACGTTCCTGCCCCTTTGGAACAGGATACTCAACTCGCCCGGCACGGTGCCTGTCTATATCCTAGCGGCTCGCGCTCCTGCGTCTGTAGCCTCCTCGCTCAAACGCCAGATCAACCGTGAGGAGGCAATCACGGAACTCCAGTGGCTTCAACGAACAACCGACGCCCTGCACCACACCGCCGCGGACTGCTTCATCGTCCACTATGAGGATTGGTTCACCCGGCCAATGGAGCAGGCCCAGGAGCTTTTGCGCTATACGGGCTTGGATCAATACTTTTCAGGAAACGCTAAGGAAGCACTCAAGGACGTGATCAAGCCCAACCTGAACCGGGCCGTGTACGAGGACTACGAGGTTCAGAATGAATACGTGCTCAAGCTTTATGACGTTCTCAAGGATTGTCGGGGAGCGGACTTCGACCGTCAGCGACTGATGGCCGTGGTCAAGGAATGCCGCAAGGCCATGGACGGGTTCAAGGGCTGGCACCTGGAGGCCCAGCGGCGTATTAGTCGGCAAGCTCAACAAAAAAACAGCAAAAGTGTTTCAGAGTTGGAAAAGGATCTGCACAACCTGACCCTGCAAAACAACGAATACCTGAAGCAGCTCAAAGATCTGCACGACGAGCTGAAAGAAAATCGTGTCCGGGCGGTCAGCCTACGTCAGGTGCAGGAAGAACTGCAGCAGGAAAAGCAAAAAGTGGCCAAGGAACAGAAACATGTCGCGGCCATGCAGGAAAGGCTAGAAAAATCCAGAAATGAAACCCTTCGCCTGAAGCACTCTTATTCCTTCCGCCTGGGACACATAATCGTGCAAGCGCTCACCAAACCAGGCAAAAATACAATTCTCGCACCTTACTACCTAGCCGTGCTGGCCAGGGACATACTCACAGGCCGGGGCAAGGCCAGGGCCGGAGAAGGTATTCAAAAACAACAGGTATGA
- a CDS encoding NAD-dependent epimerase/dehydratase family protein: MNLLNLLITGGCGFIGTSLIHRLLHSHSNPTIRVLDNLVTGTPCDLSEITRFGTATSVDCHLKRGVTLIQDDIRDQDTTMYYAQGVDCVVHLAANTGVGPSVENPRLDMECNVLGTLNMLEAARLNGVKKFIFASSGAPAGEVEPPIHEELPPHPVSPYGASKLAGEGYCSAYFRTFGIETVCLRFGNVYGPRSKHKSSVVAKFIRQALNGEVCEIFGDGTQTRDFLYIDDLVRALVLAMDKDFGGETFQIATGLERTVGEVAEMIAQALGRRGIKMTIKHTQPRLGDVKRNFADTSKAKRMLGWEPEVELEDGIERTIEYFLSQK; encoded by the coding sequence ATGAACTTACTCAATTTATTAATCACTGGCGGGTGCGGTTTTATCGGGACCTCCCTGATACATCGTTTATTGCACAGCCATTCCAATCCCACCATTCGCGTCCTGGACAACCTTGTAACAGGCACTCCCTGCGACTTATCCGAGATCACCCGTTTTGGAACAGCCACTTCTGTCGATTGCCATCTCAAACGCGGAGTGACTTTAATTCAAGACGACATCCGGGACCAGGACACGACCATGTACTACGCTCAGGGCGTGGACTGCGTCGTGCATCTGGCGGCCAACACCGGCGTTGGCCCCTCCGTGGAAAATCCACGCCTGGACATGGAATGCAATGTCCTCGGCACTCTGAACATGCTCGAGGCGGCCCGGCTCAATGGCGTGAAGAAGTTTATCTTTGCCTCGTCCGGAGCACCGGCCGGCGAGGTGGAGCCGCCCATTCACGAAGAGTTGCCCCCGCATCCTGTTTCACCCTACGGGGCCAGTAAGCTTGCTGGGGAAGGATACTGTTCAGCCTATTTCCGGACCTTTGGCATTGAAACTGTTTGCTTGCGATTTGGCAATGTGTACGGCCCAAGGTCCAAGCACAAATCCAGCGTGGTGGCCAAGTTCATCCGCCAAGCCTTGAACGGTGAGGTTTGCGAGATATTCGGCGACGGCACCCAGACCAGGGATTTTCTGTACATCGACGACTTGGTTCGGGCCCTCGTCCTGGCCATGGACAAGGACTTTGGCGGAGAGACCTTCCAAATCGCCACGGGCCTGGAGCGGACCGTGGGCGAGGTGGCCGAAATGATCGCCCAGGCCTTGGGCAGGCGGGGGATCAAGATGACCATCAAACACACCCAACCTAGGTTGGGTGACGTGAAGCGCAACTTCGCGGACACGTCCAAGGCTAAAAGAATGTTGGGCTGGGAGCCGGAGGTGGAACTGGAGGACGGGATTGAGAGGACCATTGAGTATTTCTTGAGTCAAAAATAG
- a CDS encoding glycosyltransferase, which produces MKIAFICGYPFGLRGTPGTYKFIEIFNKHHNILVLSPPKTKDCIYKNKSIPFIPLQQFNKDDILPKHVISILHAFKPDLFYLFNFPKWPYFFEKLKIHNSSAKCILDIKTPLLAHGTIRKEIQEKCSAVHLKLDGIATLSAESVQTWIPNCTIIPKEYPLGIDTRLFKPKTDKKRDIPNLKFVFIGTLHEKRKIITLIQGFCDFSNKNNDLPKLDIYGSGPLFKLLEEYIHKNNIQNIIKLKGLMSQTELYSILPSYDVGIAWVPVDLYNNSPSLKLIEYIAAGLPVIATCTDAHLKLLSQGFHFNICGDNPASLSEELNSFLNYNIDNKTVSNNIDLVHAFDYDIIFKNNIIPFINNIMHSKNNMPEQHDNPIYANNDIDFADKHIKTYDSAHDTIQDNKYKLKIIILAEMLAAGKGGAERVAMELADEMTRRGHLAYIAYQNKGKIAYTPKNNVVLLPYNDLKILKDQINHIDPDIFFVFYFNRKLITFYSLVHGTKIPFGMQECTNPVRLCTNNWCSIFGKSQSMWEREVIASGATRIRLTMPGYTHSFPEYIQPNVYAFPNPAFQQNILASPVGTSEQRKIILNVNGFKPNKNLITLVQAFFRLCGDFPDWDLKIIGKSLDDKKPHNRDVLHFIEENGLLNRVWIEGPTDDVYAHYASSHIHVIASLSEGCPTVVLEAMSVGLPSIGFADCSGTNELIRHDQNGLLASTEDRISGLENELHKLMSSADIRCRLGSQALEDSKQFDPQKIYDQWEQLLYESAEYKKDPKRLFREQMTIDLERSMHARRMREKLMQNIEI; this is translated from the coding sequence GCTTTCAAGCCTGACCTTTTTTATCTTTTTAACTTTCCCAAGTGGCCTTATTTTTTTGAAAAATTGAAGATCCACAACTCTTCAGCAAAGTGTATTTTAGATATAAAGACGCCCTTGCTTGCACATGGAACTATTAGAAAGGAAATCCAAGAAAAATGTAGTGCCGTTCATTTAAAATTGGATGGCATAGCAACACTTTCCGCAGAAAGTGTTCAAACATGGATTCCAAATTGTACCATAATTCCTAAGGAATACCCTTTAGGCATAGATACTCGCTTATTCAAGCCTAAAACTGATAAAAAGCGAGACATCCCTAATTTGAAATTTGTTTTTATTGGCACATTACATGAAAAAAGAAAAATTATTACATTGATCCAGGGTTTTTGTGATTTTTCCAACAAGAATAACGATTTGCCAAAACTTGATATCTATGGCTCAGGTCCATTATTCAAATTACTAGAGGAATACATTCATAAAAACAATATACAAAATATTATCAAACTGAAAGGATTAATGAGTCAAACTGAACTGTACTCGATACTTCCTTCTTATGACGTAGGCATAGCCTGGGTACCAGTAGATTTATACAATAATTCTCCATCATTGAAGTTGATAGAATATATCGCTGCTGGCCTTCCAGTTATTGCCACTTGTACTGATGCGCATCTAAAATTATTATCTCAAGGTTTTCATTTTAACATATGTGGAGACAATCCTGCATCATTATCAGAAGAATTAAATTCATTTCTAAACTATAATATCGATAACAAAACAGTATCAAACAACATTGACCTTGTTCATGCATTTGACTACGATATCATATTTAAAAACAATATTATTCCTTTTATTAATAATATAATGCACAGCAAAAACAATATGCCAGAACAACATGACAACCCTATATATGCCAATAATGATATTGATTTTGCTGATAAACATATAAAAACTTATGATTCAGCACATGATACTATACAAGATAACAAATATAAACTAAAAATTATTATTCTTGCTGAGATGCTTGCTGCGGGCAAGGGTGGCGCTGAACGTGTAGCCATGGAACTAGCTGACGAAATGACCAGACGCGGCCATCTTGCCTACATCGCTTACCAGAACAAGGGAAAAATAGCTTATACCCCCAAGAATAATGTCGTACTCTTACCCTATAATGATTTAAAAATTTTGAAGGATCAAATAAATCATATCGATCCAGATATTTTTTTTGTTTTCTATTTTAACAGAAAGTTAATAACCTTCTACTCCCTAGTCCATGGAACAAAAATCCCATTTGGTATGCAAGAATGTACCAATCCAGTTCGCTTATGTACAAACAACTGGTGTAGTATATTTGGGAAATCACAATCTATGTGGGAGCGAGAAGTCATTGCTTCCGGTGCTACACGAATTCGCTTAACCATGCCTGGATATACTCACTCCTTTCCCGAATATATCCAGCCTAACGTCTACGCTTTCCCCAATCCAGCCTTTCAGCAAAACATATTGGCGTCCCCTGTCGGCACATCGGAACAGCGTAAGATAATTCTCAATGTCAACGGTTTTAAACCAAATAAAAACCTTATAACATTGGTCCAAGCCTTTTTTCGTCTCTGTGGCGATTTCCCGGATTGGGATCTCAAAATCATTGGGAAATCACTGGACGACAAAAAGCCACATAACCGTGACGTTCTCCACTTCATCGAAGAAAATGGCTTGCTCAACAGGGTGTGGATCGAAGGTCCAACTGACGATGTTTATGCTCATTACGCATCCTCGCACATACATGTCATTGCATCCTTGAGCGAAGGATGCCCGACGGTTGTCCTGGAAGCCATGTCAGTAGGCTTGCCCAGCATTGGATTTGCCGACTGTAGCGGGACAAACGAGCTGATCAGGCACGATCAAAATGGCCTGTTGGCTTCAACTGAAGACAGGATTTCTGGTTTGGAAAATGAACTGCACAAGCTCATGTCTTCCGCTGACATTCGTTGCCGTTTAGGATCACAAGCATTAGAGGATTCAAAGCAATTCGATCCACAAAAAATTTATGACCAATGGGAACAGCTTTTATACGAATCTGCTGAATATAAAAAGGATCCCAAACGCCTGTTTCGTGAGCAAATGACGATTGATCTGGAACGGTCAATGCATGCACGACGAATGCGGGAAAAGCTGATGCAAAATATAGAGATTTGA